In Leishmania infantum JPCM5 genome chromosome 33, a genomic segment contains:
- a CDS encoding metallo-peptidase, Clan MC, Family M14 translates to MVQGMLFSSLQSGSAADPVSPPTPKRDAAGVKLHHTRSHSWNPQRGLTCAPAGSGAFLSKKERKKAWTVFLHKNTHAFALIVNACRSSLAMRELQVGSVLLTFLYNVLRHMPGDKQRKAVALCEKLGIIRVCTSVLQEGKRRLRPGDVDAAFVASLRACEAAALLFTLGSTFNVKLWTLFRLSQSLECTFACASVTFRLLEAEFARYHASLQSDLCQTTTAAALQEYTRKHTRKETLTTLRRFQSRTQWTCTAFSHFCFTLFAFTGSSASAVDLGARGTELCATAIAMSTFFLTQIAPLLLMSVKYDASEKTRHPDVGALVSIDAEHWVPSWVMRLMRRVEFMLLWCVALMQRLTSFDKVRQMAAEVALRFHVPRGIVFYLLPPSTHMLQILPRRECVHVILLLLNALLTADREAVLADIKDLGGLKVVVASVLALPEKSSQQWHHFYLQLCSMYGYTMLPSWNGRPACYVDERLPASLRRQFDVARTPGGKSHLSEPVGSCHSAVDTRADASQARPSSTQAPLAQCAGRSTETVLDSIISPSLTAARSGRGGSDNCLLLVDIRPDVFSPELRSGDVDPVSELVAFDPSQLPWPFKDAAPPTTAESWYGASSSVAAAAEDAHLSVPLINVCEEDRVRVLRHHIARLTLLDEAACDGGPTPHVHKVVFERLSSASPGAAGDAPSAVQGSADGVEFFSDYESGNLQRAIEVTDSEYDLVLSWDTATNSYTQWFSFGMRHFTPGKTYRFNILNMEKGDSTFNEGQKPLLLHVPDGGNPSDPSAPRPKWTRAGEGIFYFGNAFLRPARAHYFGKTGEAASAPAASPLSMSPRPLSMSVSPCAPVSHLGGRAPPPVIAKKRIPALPTLSPPPAMPPPFTASTPAESGVLKQKCYFTVTFSVTMPTTVAGTVYLANCFPFTYTEMREHLAWLARESHACPTRSLLPQCLCWTPGGLQVPLLTVTALRNRDTGEPYTADEIRRRPIALLVARVHPGETNASWVMQGLLDTLLCPPAVAAEYASHLCDNFVFKVIPMLNADGVIMGNHRCSFAGADLNRDYTNPKADFNPTLYAMKQLLRYWTGEEKRQVVMFADFHGHSRAKNFLVYGCTMNTIRGVATHSRHKGTRGGDGGRRRRTRRASSTAPAGPEKVIAALLSQLFPSFSLSQSSFAVTKDKKGSARVVLYDEFGVRMSYGFEATMVGGLVCVPELLRVSAGTHDDDAAAPVSAVCKAEVHYSPTVFRAMGDVFLRALSILFRQWAALTALAADSGCSDPKSSPSDVLKSAALQLSWSMTAAAGGGREPPKNPFSPSSRESGAALPRAGQYAAATREDRRVGSPVRAGSPAAPNEACSGLSVVPVAGQVEALDYLFMADCREGATPAKDEDGKDEEGSIASGSDISTEEDSDDAEMEEDELLGTTTARHTRRRRSEAQYAGNASEVSEHSASSPVGSGSDDQDWSGCNSSGSTADDSDDSRSSVSSLDEEIPTNLFT, encoded by the coding sequence ATGGTGCAGGGCATGCTGTTCTCGTCTCTGCAgagtggcagcgctgccgatCCGGTGAGTCCGCCGACTCCGAagcgcgacgctgcgggcGTGAAGCTGCATCATACGCGGAGCCATTCCTGGAACCCTCAAAGGGGTCTCACCTGCGCCCCTGCCGGCTCTGGCGCCTTCCTGTCCAAAAAGGAGCGTAAGAAGGCGTGGACGGTGTTTCTGCACAAGAACACGCACGCGTTTGCCCTCATCGTGAACGCCTGCAGATCCTCTTTGGCGATGCGAGAGCTGCAGGTAGGGTCCGTCCTGCTCACCTTCCTCTACAATGTCTTGAGGCACATGCCAGGGGATAAGCAGCGTAAGGCGGTGGCCCTGTGCGAGAAACTTGGTATTATCCGTGTGTGCACGTCGGTGCTCCAGGAAGGGAAGCGCCGGCTGCGTCCCGGCGATGTAGATGCCGCCTTTGTGGCATCTCTCCGCGCgtgcgaggcggctgcgctgctctttACCCTTGGTAGCACCTTCAACGTCAAGCTGTGGACCCTCTTCCGTCTTTCACAGAGCCTCGAGTGCACATTTGCCTGCGCGTCCGTAACGTTccggctgctggaggcggagttTGCCAGGTACCACGCATCACTGCAGTCCGACCTTTGCCAgaccaccacggcggcggcactgcaggAGTACACGCGGAAGCACACCCGTAAAGAAACGctgacgacgctgcgccgctttcAGTCGCGCACGCAATGGACCTGCACGGCCTTTTCCCATTTCTGCTTCACGCTTTTCGCTTTCACTGGGAGCTCCGCTTCGGCTGTCGATCTCGGCGCGCGCGGGACGGAGCTCTGCGCCACTGCTATTGCCATGAGCACATTTTTTTTGACGCAAatcgcgccgctgctgctgatgagcGTAAAATACGATGCGTCAGAGAAGACACGACACCCGGATGTCGGGGCTCTGGTATCCATCGATGCCGAACACTGGGTGCCATCGTGGGTGATGCGGCTTATGCGGCGGGTGGAGTTCATGTTGCTGTGGTGTGTGGCGTTGATGCAGCGATTGACAAGCTTCGACAAGGTTCGTCAGATGGCGGCTGAGGTTGCATTGCGCTTTCACGTGCCGCGCGGCATCGTTTTCTACCTGTTGCCACCGTCGACCCACATGTTGCAGATACTGCCCCGACGAGAATGCGTCCATGTTATTCTGCTCCTGCTGAACGCATTGCTGACGGCCGACAGGGAGGCCGTGCTGGCGGACATAAAGGACCTTGGCGGGCTGAAGGTGGTCGTGGCGAGCGTCTTGGCGTTGCCTGAGAAGTCgtcgcagcagtggcacCATTTCTACCTCCAATTGTGCTCGATGTACGGGTACACGATGCTGCCGTCATGGAACGGCCGCCCCGCATGCTACGTTGACGAGCGCTTGCCTGCGTCCCTGCGTCGCCAATTCGACGTTGCCAGGACACCAGGTGGAAAGTCTCACTTGTCTGAGCCCGTGGGCAGCTGCCACAGCGCAGTCGATACGAGGGCAGACGCCTCTCAGGCGCGCCCGTCGTCGACGCAGGCGCCGCTAGCTCAGTGTGCCGGTCGCTCGACGGAGACGGTGTTGGACTCGAtcatctctccctcgctcacAGCAGCGCGTTCGGGACGCGGGGGCTCGGATAATTGTCTCCTGCTCGTAGACATCCGCCCAGATGTGTTCTCTCcagagctgcgcagcggcgacgtggaTCCTGTGTCGGAGCTGGTGGCGTTCGACCCCTCACAGCTGCCGTGGCCGTTCAAGGACGCGGCACCACCAACGACTGCGGAGAGCTGGTacggcgcctcctcctctgttgctgctgccgcagaggACGCGCATCTCAGCGTGCCGCTGATCAATGTGTGTGAGGAAGACCGGGTTCGTGTACTGCGCCACCACATCGCGCGGCTTACACTCTTGGACGAAGCGGCGTGCGATGGTGGCCCGACTCCGCATGTGCACAAGGTGGTTTTCGAGCGACTGAGCAGCGCGTCacccggcgcagctggagacgCACCCAGTGCCGTTCAGGGGAGCGCTGACGGAGTCGAGTTCTTTTCGGACTACGAAAGCGGCAACCTGCAGCGCGCCATCGAAGTGACAGACAGCGAGTACGACCTAGTCCTTTCCTGGGACACCGCCACCAACTCTTACACGCAGTGGTTCAGTTTTGGCATGCGCCACTTCACCCCTGGCAAAACGTACCGCTTCAACATCCTGAATATGGAAAAGGGCGATTCTACCTTCAACGAGGGCCAAAAACCACTGCTGTTGCACGTTCCGGACGGCGGAAACCCTTCCGAcccgagcgcgccgcggcccAAGTGGACTCGCGCCGGCGAGGGCATCTTTTACTTTGGCAACGCTTTCCTCCgtcctgcgcgcgcgcactaCTTCGGGAAAACCGGGGAGGCCGCCAGCGCTCCGGCTGCATCCCCACTCTCCATGTCTCCGCGACCGCTATCAATGTCGGTGAGCCCGTGCGCGCCGGTTTCGCACCTCGGTGgacgtgcaccgccgccggtgatTGCGAAGAAGCGCATTCCGGCACTCCCCACActgtcaccgccgcctgcgatgccgccgccgtttaCCGCATCCACACCTGCAGAGTCGGGAGTGCTGAAGCAGAAGTGCTACTTCACAGTCACCTTCTCCGTCACCATGCCGACGACGGTGGCCGGAACGGTTTACCTTGCCAACTGCTTCCCGTTCACATACACCGAGATGCGAGAACATCTCGCGTGGCTGGCAAGGGAGTCTCATGCGTGCCCAACGCGCTCGCTGTTGCCGCAGTGCTTATGCTGGACACCGGGCGGGTtgcaggtgccgctgctgacggtgacggcgctaCGTAACCGAGATACTGGGGAGCCGTACACCGCGGACGAAATACGGCGCCGCCCCATCGCGCTGCTtgtggcgcgtgtgcaccCTGGCGAAACAAACGCCAGCTGGGTCATGCAGGGTCTGCTGGATACCCTTCTCTGCCCGCCAGCGGTGGCCGCAGAATACGCGTCCCACCTGTGTGACAACTTTGTCTTCAAGGTGATACCCATGCTGAACGCCGACGGCGTGATCATGGGCAACCATCGCTGCTCATTCGCCGGCGCAGACCTAAATCGAGACTACACGAATCCTAAGGCAGATTTCAACCCCACTCTCTACGCGatgaagcagctgctgcgatACTGGACGGGCGAGGAGAAGCGTCAGGTTGTGATGTTTGCCGACTTTCACGGTCATTCGCGAGCCAAGAACTTTCTTGTATATGGGTGCACCATGAACACGATACGAGGCGTCGCCACTCACTCTCGTCACAAAGGCACAagaggcggtgatggcggtcgacgccgtcgcacTCGGAGAGCGTCCAGCACGGCCCCCGCTGGCCCGGAGAAGGTCATTGCTGCCTTGCTATCACAGCTATTCCCGtccttttccctctcgcAGAGCTCCTTTGCTGTAACCAAGGACAAGAAGGGGTCTGCGCGTGTTGTCCTCTACGACGAGTTCGGTGTGCGCATGAGCTACGGCTTCGAGGCAACAATGGTGGGTGGCCTGGTCTGTGTTcccgagctgctgcgagtgAGCGCTGGCACCCACGACgatgacgctgccgcaccggtGTCAGCCGTGTGCAAGGCGGAGGTGCACTACAGCCCCACCGTATTTCGTGCCATGGGAGACGTCTTCCTGCGAGCGTTGTCAATTCTTTTTCGACAATGGGCGGCGCTtacggcgctggcggcggacagcggctgcagcgatCCAAAGAGCAGCCCAAGCGATGTGCTCAAgtcagcggcgctgcaacTGTCGTGGAGCAtgaccgctgccgctggaggtggcCGTGAGCCGCCCAAGAACCCTTTTTCACCCTCCTCGAGGGAGTCCGGTgcggctcttcctcgcgCGGGACAGTACGCGGCAGCAACACGTGAGGACCGACGAGTGGGGTCCCCGGTGCGTGCCggctcgccggcggcaccaaACGAAGCCTGTAGCGGGCTATCTGTCGTCCCCGTAGCGGGTCAAGTGGAAGCACTGGACTACCTGTTCATGGCAGACTGCCGCGAGGGGGCAACACCAGCCAAGGATGAGGACGGcaaagacgaggaggggagcattgcgagcggcagcgataTCTCTAccgaggaggacagcgacgatgctgagatggaggaggatgagCTGCTCGGTACGACGACCGCGAGACacacgcggaggaggcgttCGGAGGCTCAGTATGCCGGTAACGCATCTGAGGTTAGCGAACATAGCGCGTCCTCGCCCGTCGGCTCTGGTAGCGACGACCAAGACTGGTCCGGCTGCAACTCctccggcagcaccgctgacgACTCTGACGATAGCCGAAGCAGCGTGAGCAGTTTGGATGAGGAGATTCCTACGAATCTATTCACATAG
- a CDS encoding adenosine deaminase-like protein, translating into MEANGASTPEERAGQLRWIADHLWSDTPHGAVHRAVEAQPQPVWLQLWHRALADGALRPGPSCALADTSEQGASSKGKESAVIVAAFVLSIPYLECPCAEEGGAVKSGAKAAMRRYVCVSLGSGSRCLAAHDAPPSDAGERVRRLLELRDGHAEVMARRGFIAFLLGIAEASARCSDRAYADLFLRRRSGDCDAATAVGASGSPQWELRETAALHLVCTRWMCGSLAAVAGGSGRSGHLLLRAACGCWLNPTMQSEASAKEADCASPTVTYVDRHALAAHYSPLNGAAPLLHAARVKPGKGRANLSMSCTDKVWRWHALGVQGRRRAPIFPVPMRLSSIHVLHPPFKDLGDLQAAADNAAATFQWRSRRCWLHKDSDATLPSTPKFAFFSSADFAATSPLAAAKLRDAGASIDSNYSRSRWLCVRSVVASRKRGRDEEAEAPALGSATCSWQCFRSGGDHDCSLVLNTKAGLPQGMTGRVLARRCSTSPEIPWQQCPLSRPWMHHRVRQLQASLTEIALISASMKASAAPASYAMAAIGERDAQTIIADAENLSMSQRVHRHHLQPLGTGDDSIRLLWASSSHMDGADLRLRATENFEGSP; encoded by the coding sequence ATGGAGGCGAACGGCGCCAGCACGCCAGAGGAGAGAGCTGGACAGCTTAGGTGGATTGCCGATCATTTGTGGAGCGATACGCCTCATGGCGCCGTGCACCGtgccgtggaggcgcagcccCAGCCGGTGTGGCTCCAGCTGTGGCATCGAGCTTTGGCGGACGGCGCACTGCGGCCGGGGCCGTCCTGTGCGTTGGCGGATACATCGGAGCAGGGGGCAAGCTCGAAGGGAAAGGAAAGCGCCGTTATTGTGGCTGCGTTTGTACTCAGCATCCCATACCTTGAATGCCCGTGCGCCGAAGAAGGAGGGGCCGTGAAGAGCGGCGCGAAAGCGGCAATGCGGCGCTACGTGTGTGTCTCGCTCGGATCAGGCTCCCGCTGCCTTGCCGCGCACGATGCACCCCCGTCTGACGCAGGCGAGAGGGTGAGACGACTCCTTGAACTACGTGACGGTCATGCCGAGGTGATGGCGCGTCGTGGCTTTATTGCTTTTCTGCTTGGGATAGCGGAGGCgagcgcacgctgcagtGACCGCGCGTACGCCGACCTCTTCctgcgcagacgcagcggcgactgcgatgccgccacggcggtcgGCGCTTCGGGCTCCCCGCAGTGGGAGCTGCGAGAGACGGCTGCACTGCACCTCGTATGCACTCGATGGATGTGCGGCTCGctggctgccgtggcgggaGGCTCAGGCCGTAGCGGACACCTCCTGTTGCGCGCTGCTTGTGGCTGCTGGCTCAACCCCACCATGCAATCGGAGGCTTCAGCAAAAGAGGCGGATTGTGCGTCTCCCACAGTCACTTATGTTGACAGACACGCCTTGGCTGCTCACTATTCGCCGCTCAACGGGGCTGCACCGCTTTTGCACGCTGCACGTGTGAAGCCCGGCAAAGGACGTGCAAACCTCTCGATGTCTTGCACAGATAAAGTCTGGCGGTGGCATGCGCTGGGGGTGCAAGGCCGTCGCCGAGCCCCTATCTTTCCTGTGCCAATGCGACTGTCCTCCATTCATGTTCTGCATCCTCCATTTAAGGACTTGGGGGATTtgcaggcagcagcggataATGCAGCGGCCACCTTCCAGTGGCGAAGTCGTAGGTGTTGGCTTCACAAGGACAGCGACGCGACACTGCCATCGACTCCGAAGTTCGCCTTCTTTAGCAGTGCCGACTTTGCCGCTACAAGTCCGCTGGCAGCCGCGAAGTTACGCGATGCTGGTGCGTCCATTGACAGCAACTACTCGCGCAGCCGGTGGCTGTGCGTCAGGTCTGTGGTGGCTAGCCGAAAACGTGGCCgtgacgaggaggcggaggcaccgGCTTTAGGCAGCGCTACGTGCAGCTGGCAGTGCTTCCGTTCTGGGGGAGACCATGACTGCTCTCTCGTACTGAACACGAAGGCTGGGCTGCCGCAGGGAATGACAGGGCGCGTGTTggcgcgacgctgcagcacgtcgccAGAGATACCATGGCAGCAGTGCCCCCTCTCCCGTCCGTGGATGCATCATCGCGTAAGGCAGCTACAGGCGTCCCTCACAGAGATTGCACTGATCTCTGCGTCCATGAAGGCGAGTGCGGCTCCGGCATCGTACGCCATGGCTGCAATTGGCGAACGTGATGCTCAGACGATCATTGCTGACGCAGAGAATCTTTCCATGAGCCAGCGCGTGCATCGCCATCACCTGCAGCCACTGGGCACTGGTGACGACTCCATACGGCTTCTCTGGGCATCATCATCGCACATGGATGGCGCTGATCTACGCCTACGCGCCACGGAGAACTTCGAAGGCTCGCCGTGA
- the TDR1 gene encoding thiol-dependent reductase 1: protein MAARALKLYVSATCPFCHRVEIVAREKQVSYDRVAVGLREEMPQWYKQINPRETVPTLEVGNADKRFMFESMLIAQYLDNSGAPAGALMGSSAAQRHQIEFFLAQVGDFIGAAHGLLRDPLSGEKRKAMDDNAAYVDGLLAANQTTGPYYCDGEFTMADVALVPFLVRLKPALMYYAGYDVFCKAPRMKALWAAAAQRASVRETSPTAAQCIENYRHLVPESAPMMGANGGHVLYSNLFCPFVDRARLASELRKFQMHIVEVPLHPQPEWYKYINPRDTVPALFTPSGEAVHESQLIVQYIDCVATKGSALVPRGDAEKEYEVGFFVENAGYFVGGLMSWIIRGGEDAKAELQWAAGELEQQLAKHPFGEGPFFGGKRMNAGDVAILPFLVRAKAFMPEFSGGYDLFAHFPLLNGLAEAGMATPEAKSVFRTLEEYKEHIRKRQRRAQSG, encoded by the coding sequence ATGGCCGCCCGCGCGCTAAAGCTATACGTGTCGGCAACGTGCCCGTTCTGCCACCGCGTGGAGATCGTCGCACGGGAGAAGCAGGTCTCATACGATCGCGTTGCTGTtgggctgcgcgaggagatGCCGCAATGGTACAAGCAGATTAACCCGCGTGAGACAGTGCCGACGCTGGAAGTCGGCAATGCGGATAAGCGGTTTATGTTCGAGTCGATGCTGATCGCGCAGTACCTGGACAACAGTGGCGCGCCCGCGGGCGCGCTGATGGGTTCCTCGGCAGCGCAACGGCACCAGATTGAGTTCTTCCTCGCACAGGTCGGCGATTTCattggcgctgcgcacgggcTGCTCCGCGATCCGCTGAGTGGTGAAAAGCGCAAGGCCATGGATGACAACGCGGCGTACGTGGACGGGCTGCTCGCGGCGAACCAGACGACGGGGCCATACTACTGCGACGGCGAGTTCACGATGGCGGACGTTGCGCTTGTGCCGTTCCTGGTGCGGCTGAAACCTGCTCTGATGTACTACGCCGGGTACGACGTGTTCTGCAAGGCGCCACGGATGAAGGCGCTgtgggccgctgctgcgcaacgcgcgtctgtgcgtgagacttcgccgacggcggcgcagtgcaTCGAGAACTACCGCCACCTGGTGCCGGAGAGCGCGCCAATGATGGGCGCCAATGGTGGGCACGTCCTGTACAGCAATCTTTTCTGTCCTTTTGTGGACCGCGCACGCCTCGCGTCTGAGCTGCGCAAGTTCCAGATGCACATAGtggaggtgccgctgcatccACAGCCGGAGTGGTACAAATATATCAATCCCCGCGATACGGTGCCTGCGCTGTTTACACCGAGCGGCGAGGCTGTACACGAGTCGCAGCTGATTGTTCAGTACATCGACTGCGTGGCGACGAAGGGTAGTGCGCTGGTGCCGCGTGGggacgcggagaaggagtaCGAGGTGGGTTTCTTCGTGGAAAACGCTGGGTATTTCGTTGGAGGACTGATGTCGTGGATCATCCGTGGTGGCGAGGATGCGAAGGCTGAGCTTCAGTGGGCTGCTGGCgagctcgagcagcagctggcgaagCACCCGTTTGGTGAGGGCCCCTTCTTCGGCGGCAAGCGGATGAACGCTGGCGATGTGGCTATTCTACCTTTCCTGGTCCGCGCAAAGGCGTTTATGCCGGAGTTTAGTGGTGGGTACGATCTCTTTGCCCACTTTCCGCTGCTGAATGGGCTGGCAGAGGCTGGCATGGCGACACCGGAGGCGAAGTCGGTGTTTCGTACACTGGAGGAGTACAAGGAGCACATCCGTAAGCGTCAACGGAGGGCCCAGAGCGGGTAA
- a CDS encoding HNRNPA, giving the protein MLRRSFAPLLTRATAVCLQGWGKTGGGGGWGSAGNSTSAGGWGSAGDTTSAGGWGSAGDSTSAGGWGSAGDTTSAGGWGSAGNSTSAGGWGSAGGRGRGCGSRGKSGWGAKESSDGWGGGRGGGQSGWGGDGGWRDAPTGGRQRGARGNFRRGRGGSGGGVWGQPAAADEEAWNAAPPSFQPPVRRVDPLTLTAVEVEVDGVKKLVGQRVQVSGLSDETTWHTLKDHLRQAGDITFCRLFSGGRGMVEFAVPEDAARCITELQASELEGATLYLREDREDTVLINTRRKIRDARDAQLRARKAEAEKSRREKAIAQGDVPNDSAAAQ; this is encoded by the coding sequence atgctgcgccgcagcttTGCACCGTTGCTGACCCGCGCGACCGCTGTGTGTCTGCAAGGCTGGGGTAAGaccggtggtggcggcggctggggTAGCGCTGGCAACTCGACCTCCGCAGGCGGCTGGGGTAGCGCTGGCGACACGACCTCCGCAGGCGGCtggggcagcgctggcgacTCGACCTCCGCAGGCGGCtggggcagcgctggcgacaCGACCTCCGCAGGCGGCTGGGGCAGCGCTGGTAACTCGACCTCCGCAGGCGGCtggggcagcgctggcggtcGCGGCCGCGGTTGCGGGTCGCGTGGAAAGAGCGGCTGGGGCGCTAAGGAGAGCTCTGATGGCTGGGGCGgtgggcgaggcggcggtcaGTCGGGCTGgggtggtgacggtggctGGAGAGACGCTCCGACCGGaggccggcagcgcggtgcGCGTGGTAACTTtcggcgcggccgcggtggcagtggtggtggcgtaTGGGGACAgccagccgccgctgacgaggAGGCTTGGaatgcagcaccgcccagCTTCCAACCACCGGTGCGCCGAGTTGACCCGCTGACGCTTACGGCGGTTGAGGTGGAGGTCGATGGGGTAAAAAAGCTAGTtgggcagcgcgtgcaggtGTCGGGCTTATCAGACGAAACCACATGGCACACCTTGAAGGACCACCTCCGGCAGGCCGGCGACATCACGTtctgccgcctcttctctgGAGGTCGGGGCATGGTGGAGTTCGCTGTCCCCGAAGATGCCGCCCGCTGCATCACGGAACTGCAGGCTTCTGAACTGGAGGGAGCTACGCTGTACCTTCGCGAAGATCGCGAGGATACCGTACTCATCAACACGAGACGCAAGATCCGAGATGCCCGTGATGCTCAGCTTCGCGCGCGCAAGGCGGAGGCCGAGAAGTCGCGCCGCGAGAAAGCGATAGCGCAGGGTGACGTCCCCAACgactcggcagcagcgcagtgA